Below is a genomic region from Streptomyces sp. NBC_00461.
GACAGGAAGGGCTCCTTGTGTGCGGCGATCAGCCACTCGCCACCGCGCACGTGGTCCTCGGACGGTACGTGCCCGGCGAGCAGCTGCATACCGGGACTGATCACGATGGCGGGGCCGTCTCCGGAGTGGTGGAGGGTCCAGCCCTGATCGAAAGGGAAGGGCCATACGTCGACGAGGTCGTGGATGCCGGGGCCGGCGAGGTGGCGGGGCAGGACCTCGACCACGTCGAGATCGTCCAGAGGGCTGAGTGACACAAGGTCCGTTCGGCGGGAGGGAGTTGCTGGTCGTGGGTGGCGGCGGATCAGCGGCGCGCGGCCGTGCGTGGGGCGGCGGGCGCCGGAGGAAGGGTGGCCGTGCTCCAGCGCGGGACGCTGCGGGTGCCGAGTGCCGGCGGTCGGCGGGTGAGGGCGCGCTGGACGTCGAGCGGGGTCGGAACCGGGGGCGCGGGCGGTGTGATGGGAGTGAGCTGTGCGGCCTCGCGCAGCCCAGGGAGCATCGAGTCCCTCCAGCGTGGCAGGGGCGCCGGGTCGGACACGCTCTGGGTGATGGCCTTCACCAGAGCGGTGGGGGTGTTGGTGGTGGCGGTGGCGTACCAGCGGGCGTACCTGTTCTTCGGTCCGCCCCACAGGTGCCAGCGG
It encodes:
- a CDS encoding DUF317 domain-containing protein, with product MSLSPLDDLDVVEVLPRHLAGPGIHDLVDVWPFPFDQGWTLHHSGDGPAIVISPGMQLLAGHVPSEDHVRGGEWLIAAHKEPFLSATWTATLDASTPVELVRDLYAEVLAL